In Candidatus Woesebacteria bacterium, one DNA window encodes the following:
- a CDS encoding alpha/beta hydrolase — MTKEINYLGFGQGNKKIIFLHGWQANGKSFLPLVPYLYKKYKIFLPDLPGFGKSKFNPKLKSSFDYAEEIIKWIKSKKIKNIYLTGHSFGGKIAAIIAQKEPQLVKKLILIAPSGIKNKKLSVLYKIKAIIPQRIISTFSPFLKRLLVSRDYKEAGKLLPLLKNLVKEDLQKKFSEIKAPTLIIWGENDKELNKENGKTIKKLIKNSRLKIVEGDHFPFLENPKKIAKLIENFIENGKD; from the coding sequence ATGACGAAGGAGATAAACTATCTGGGGTTTGGTCAAGGAAATAAAAAGATTATTTTCCTACATGGCTGGCAAGCAAATGGAAAATCCTTCCTGCCACTTGTTCCCTACCTTTACAAAAAATACAAAATATTCTTGCCAGACCTACCCGGATTCGGAAAAAGCAAGTTTAATCCTAAACTTAAATCTTCGTTTGACTATGCAGAAGAGATTATCAAATGGATTAAAAGTAAGAAGATAAAAAACATATACCTTACGGGGCATTCCTTTGGAGGAAAAATAGCAGCAATAATAGCTCAAAAAGAACCACAACTAGTCAAAAAGCTTATTCTCATCGCTCCTTCAGGAATAAAAAACAAAAAACTTTCAGTCTTATACAAAATTAAAGCCATAATTCCTCAAAGGATAATTTCAACTTTTTCTCCTTTTCTAAAAAGACTTTTGGTGAGCAGGGATTATAAAGAAGCAGGAAAGTTGTTGCCGCTTCTTAAAAATTTAGTAAAAGAAGATCTGCAAAAAAAATTCAGCGAGATAAAAGCGCCAACCCTTATAATCTGGGGCGAAAACGACAAAGAATTAAATAAAGAAAACGGCAAAACGATTAAAAAACTGATAAAAAATAGCAGGCTTAAAATAGTGGAAGGAGACCACTTTCCTTTCCTAGAAAATCCTAAAAAAATAGCTAAGTTGATTGAAAACTTTATAGAAAATGGAAAAGATTAG
- a CDS encoding Blue (Type 1) copper domain-containing protein, protein MYFSIGESESVQTEETKKGGLGPVFFVLVVFALIAVVLWFGTRGKKSVSENNQVASAGSLETQKEPVSSSQEVRTIEVEAGMYYFKPSEIKVKKGEKVRIVLKNVEGMHDFVIDELKVNSGIIQSGQTTEFEFVAEKTGEFEYYCSVSNHRAMGMKGTLVVSE, encoded by the coding sequence TTGTATTTTAGCATAGGGGAAAGCGAGAGTGTTCAAACAGAAGAGACGAAAAAAGGTGGTCTTGGTCCTGTCTTCTTTGTTTTAGTTGTTTTTGCGCTAATTGCTGTTGTTTTATGGTTTGGGACAAGAGGCAAGAAATCTGTTTCTGAAAATAATCAAGTAGCGTCTGCTGGTAGTTTAGAAACCCAAAAAGAGCCTGTTTCTAGCTCTCAGGAGGTTAGAACTATTGAGGTTGAGGCGGGCATGTATTACTTTAAACCAAGTGAGATTAAAGTTAAAAAGGGCGAGAAAGTTAGGATTGTCTTAAAGAATGTTGAGGGAATGCATGATTTTGTTATTGATGAGCTGAAGGTAAATTCCGGTATTATTCAGTCAGGCCAGACTACCGAGTTTGAGTTTGTTGCTGAGAAGACTGGAGAGTTTGAATATTACTGCTCAGTTTCAAACCACCGGGCAATGGGAATGAAAGGAACTTTAGTTGTTAGCGAATAG
- a CDS encoding alpha/beta fold hydrolase: MQKVFQVSKDKGNSVIMFNFPYFERGEDHSSGPKLKEELSTLKRMLRIAGASEFTRIRLIGKSLGGIVASFYLDSLDFEEKKRYEVIILGYVTGDVKLEGFGGKITIIQGEKDKFGDIDVVKKDLQDAVSRNIAYYQIQNADHSFRDSVTKEPIYEEEVIRILGMV, from the coding sequence ATGCAAAAAGTCTTTCAAGTATCAAAAGATAAAGGAAATAGCGTTATTATGTTTAATTTTCCTTACTTTGAGAGAGGAGAGGACCATTCCTCAGGTCCAAAATTGAAAGAAGAACTTTCGACTCTTAAGAGAATGCTAAGGATTGCAGGAGCTAGTGAATTTACTCGCATTCGCCTGATTGGTAAATCGTTAGGTGGAATTGTTGCCAGCTTTTATCTTGATAGTTTGGACTTTGAGGAAAAGAAGCGCTACGAGGTGATTATCTTGGGTTATGTAACAGGGGATGTTAAGTTAGAAGGTTTCGGAGGGAAAATTACCATTATTCAAGGAGAAAAAGATAAATTTGGGGATATTGATGTGGTGAAAAAAGATTTGCAGGACGCTGTCTCAAGAAACATAGCTTACTATCAGATTCAAAATGCCGACCACAGTTTTCGGGATTCAGTAACCAAAGAACCGATTTATGAAGAAGAAGTGATTAGGATTTTGGGGATGGTTTAA
- a CDS encoding GTP-binding and nucleic acid-binding protein YchF: MSLSVGIVGLPNVGKSTLFNALLKRQQAYVANFPFATIEPNVGIVPVPDNRLQKLAEVVKNEEKMNSLPPIVPATVEFVDIAGLIAGASKGEGLGNKFLSHIRETSAICHVLRVFSDPIVIKEGSSNPESDFEVVETELKLADLQTLEKQPTFADVSRSKKDPNDPELARAKVTDKLREALEKGVPAREVNLNEEEEKIAKTLNLLTSKPILVVLNVDEDDLRRSDEVASYFAERLKVNPDCVVAICAKTESELSSLDENDQKAYLADLGISESGLERLIRKAFSTLGLINFLTAGEKEVRAWTIKKGANAQEASGEIHSDFAKNFIRAEVVSFDDFVLLGGWKASRQAGKVRSEGRDYIVSDGDVIEFLIGK; this comes from the coding sequence ATGAGTCTTAGTGTAGGTATAGTAGGCCTTCCCAATGTTGGTAAATCTACGCTTTTTAATGCGCTTTTGAAGCGTCAGCAGGCGTATGTTGCTAATTTTCCTTTTGCCACGATTGAACCCAATGTTGGTATTGTTCCTGTGCCTGATAATCGTTTGCAAAAACTGGCTGAGGTGGTCAAAAATGAGGAAAAGATGAATTCTTTGCCTCCCATTGTTCCTGCAACAGTTGAATTTGTAGATATAGCAGGATTAATTGCCGGTGCTTCAAAGGGGGAAGGATTGGGAAATAAGTTTTTAAGTCATATTAGGGAGACTTCAGCAATTTGCCATGTTTTGCGCGTCTTTTCTGATCCTATTGTAATTAAAGAAGGCTCAAGTAACCCCGAGTCCGATTTTGAAGTAGTTGAAACAGAGCTTAAACTAGCCGATCTTCAGACACTTGAAAAACAGCCGACTTTTGCTGATGTCTCAAGAAGTAAAAAAGACCCCAATGATCCGGAGTTAGCTCGAGCAAAAGTTACTGACAAATTAAGAGAAGCCTTGGAAAAAGGCGTTCCCGCCCGCGAGGTTAACCTAAATGAGGAAGAAGAAAAAATTGCCAAAACTTTGAATCTTTTAACCTCAAAACCAATACTAGTTGTTTTAAATGTTGATGAGGATGATTTAAGAAGAAGCGATGAAGTGGCTTCTTATTTTGCCGAGAGATTAAAAGTTAATCCTGATTGTGTAGTTGCTATTTGCGCCAAAACTGAAAGCGAGCTTTCAAGCCTCGATGAAAATGACCAAAAAGCTTACCTTGCCGATCTTGGTATTAGCGAATCTGGTCTTGAGAGACTTATCAGAAAGGCTTTTTCTACTTTGGGGTTGATTAATTTCTTGACAGCTGGTGAAAAAGAGGTTCGTGCTTGGACGATTAAAAAAGGAGCAAATGCTCAAGAAGCGTCAGGCGAGATACATTCAGATTTTGCCAAAAACTTTATTCGCGCTGAGGTTGTTAGTTTTGACGATTTTGTCTTGCTTGGCGGTTGGAAAGCATCGCGCCAAGCGGGTAAAGTGAGAAGCGAAGGCAGAGATTATATCGTATCTGACGGGGATGTAATTGAATTTTTGATAGGGAAATAG
- a CDS encoding bifunctional 5,10-methylenetetrahydrofolate dehydrogenase/5,10-methenyltetrahydrofolate cyclohydrolase produces the protein MTYFFDGKAFAENKKAKLEQRVEKLRGKKVIPTLASILVGPNKSSLFYTNLKKKFAESVGCKLIVFEFDSRVTKESILQKIEELNKDKNIDGVMIQLPLPPNFSALDREEVINSIVREKDVDGLREDSIYLTPVVKAVLQVLKEASSYIVRPPLKVIVVGSEGFEGRKISKVLSEMGYEVKGVDKKNFLESKDLLKEADIVVSVTGCKDIVKASDIADGAILVDVGYPLGDIEKEAYSKASFVSPVPGGVGPLTIYFLMENLVESAFSRV, from the coding sequence ATGACTTATTTTTTTGACGGAAAGGCTTTTGCAGAAAACAAAAAAGCTAAGCTTGAACAAAGAGTTGAAAAGCTGCGAGGTAAAAAAGTCATTCCTACTCTTGCTTCAATCTTGGTTGGTCCTAATAAAAGCAGTCTGTTTTATACTAATCTTAAGAAAAAATTTGCGGAGAGCGTAGGTTGTAAATTAATAGTTTTTGAATTTGATTCAAGAGTTACTAAAGAAAGTATTCTTCAAAAGATTGAAGAGCTAAATAAAGATAAAAATATTGATGGAGTGATGATTCAACTACCACTTCCACCAAATTTTTCGGCTTTGGATAGGGAAGAGGTAATTAATAGCATTGTAAGAGAAAAAGATGTGGATGGCTTAAGAGAGGATTCGATCTACTTAACGCCTGTAGTTAAAGCTGTTTTGCAAGTTTTAAAGGAAGCATCTTCTTATATTGTGCGACCACCTTTAAAGGTGATAGTGGTAGGATCTGAGGGTTTTGAGGGGAGAAAAATATCTAAAGTTCTGTCTGAAATGGGATATGAAGTCAAAGGGGTTGACAAAAAAAATTTTTTAGAATCGAAAGATTTACTAAAAGAAGCTGACATAGTTGTTTCGGTGACTGGTTGCAAAGATATAGTTAAAGCGTCTGATATTGCTGATGGCGCGATCTTGGTTGATGTAGGCTATCCCTTGGGTGATATTGAAAAAGAAGCTTATAGTAAAGCTTCTTTTGTTTCTCCTGTCCCTGGCGGTGTTGGCCCTCTTACTATATACTTCTTGATGGAAAATCTTGTTGAATCTGCGTTTTCAAGAGTTTAA
- a CDS encoding SSU ribosomal protein S2p (SAe) has product MTKIKISVEKLFELGAHFGHQVSRSNPKAKDFVYTQEGGVLIFDLPKTKELLSEAFLFLAKIAKEKKGIIFLGTKRQIKNKIKEVAQFSGSYFVNERWLGGTLTNFSQIKKSLGKLQDLKDKRAKGELGEYTKKERLLIDREIDRLENLFGGLSGIEDLPAVLVVVDIRREKTAVSEAKKTGVPVVAIVDSNSDPNLVDYPITMNDDSKEAVSYVLDLMAEVIKATRDGKKVEIE; this is encoded by the coding sequence ATGACTAAAATAAAAATTTCAGTTGAAAAACTTTTTGAATTAGGCGCTCATTTTGGTCATCAAGTGAGCCGTTCTAATCCTAAGGCTAAGGATTTTGTTTATACACAAGAAGGTGGTGTTTTAATTTTTGATTTGCCGAAGACAAAAGAGCTTCTTTCTGAGGCGTTTCTTTTTTTGGCAAAGATTGCAAAAGAGAAGAAGGGTATTATTTTTCTTGGCACAAAAAGACAAATAAAGAATAAGATTAAAGAGGTGGCTCAATTTTCTGGTAGTTATTTTGTTAATGAAAGATGGCTTGGGGGTACTTTGACCAACTTTTCTCAAATCAAGAAATCACTTGGTAAACTTCAAGATTTAAAAGATAAAAGGGCAAAAGGTGAGTTGGGCGAGTATACTAAAAAGGAACGTTTACTGATTGATAGAGAAATAGATCGGTTGGAAAATCTTTTTGGTGGGCTTTCAGGCATAGAGGATTTGCCGGCGGTGTTGGTTGTTGTTGATATAAGAAGAGAAAAAACAGCGGTGAGTGAAGCTAAAAAGACTGGAGTTCCAGTAGTTGCTATAGTTGATTCAAATTCTGACCCAAATTTAGTTGACTATCCTATTACTATGAATGATGATTCAAAAGAGGCTGTGAGCTATGTCTTGGATTTGATGGCAGAAGTGATAAAAGCAACAAGAGATGGTAAAAAAGTTGAAATAGAATAA
- a CDS encoding Translation elongation factor Ts, with the protein MGKIDINLIKKLREETGVPIVRIRDILEEVGGDEKKALEILKKEALEKVEKRGGRETHQGKIFAYVHHTGKVASLVELLCETDFVARNELFESLGRNLAMQVASMGDENLETQAFIKDPSKTVSDLIKEVIAKTGENIKLGKVVRLEI; encoded by the coding sequence ATGGGTAAAATTGATATCAATTTGATTAAAAAATTAAGGGAGGAAACTGGAGTTCCGATAGTTCGCATTCGCGATATTTTGGAGGAAGTTGGTGGGGATGAAAAGAAGGCGCTTGAAATTCTAAAAAAGGAAGCTCTGGAAAAAGTTGAAAAAAGAGGTGGAAGGGAGACTCATCAGGGCAAAATTTTTGCTTATGTTCATCACACAGGGAAAGTGGCGTCTTTAGTTGAGCTTCTCTGCGAAACTGATTTTGTTGCAAGAAATGAACTTTTTGAGAGCTTAGGCCGTAATCTTGCTATGCAAGTTGCCTCAATGGGTGATGAAAATCTTGAGACACAGGCTTTTATCAAGGATCCTTCAAAGACAGTTTCAGATTTAATTAAAGAAGTTATTGCCAAAACAGGAGAGAACATAAAATTGGGAAAAGTGGTAAGGCTTGAGATTTAA
- a CDS encoding Ribosome recycling factor, which produces MDESSLRTKMQQVFDLVVSDIASIRIGRATPSLVEDLSVLVYGGQQKLKIQELATISVLDPQTLEIEPWDKSIIGEIRQGILSSGIGLNPVITGEKIRINIPPLTTEDREKYLKLLSAKLESGRVMIRQIRAGFLKEIQKSFEEKEIGEDEKFREEKRLQEITDEFVAKINEQGERKKEELTQL; this is translated from the coding sequence ATGGACGAGTCTTCTTTAAGAACCAAGATGCAGCAGGTTTTTGATTTGGTTGTTTCTGATATTGCTTCAATAAGAATTGGTAGAGCCACGCCTTCTTTGGTTGAAGATTTATCAGTTTTGGTTTATGGCGGTCAGCAGAAATTAAAGATTCAGGAGTTGGCGACTATTTCGGTTCTTGATCCTCAGACTTTGGAGATTGAGCCTTGGGATAAATCAATAATTGGTGAGATAAGGCAAGGAATACTTTCTAGTGGGATTGGCCTTAATCCTGTTATAACCGGTGAAAAAATTAGAATTAATATTCCTCCTTTGACGACCGAGGATAGAGAAAAGTATTTAAAACTTCTTTCAGCTAAGCTTGAGTCAGGGCGGGTGATGATACGCCAAATCAGGGCAGGTTTTTTGAAAGAGATACAAAAATCTTTTGAGGAAAAGGAGATTGGTGAGGATGAGAAGTTCAGAGAGGAAAAAAGATTGCAGGAAATAACTGATGAGTTTGTTGCCAAAATTAACGAGCAGGGTGAAAGAAAGAAGGAGGAGCTGACTCAGCTTTAG
- a CDS encoding Membrane-associated zinc metalloprotease: protein MITSILVFILVLSILILVHEFGHFMAARRMGIWVREFGIGLPPRIFGKKIGETIYSVNWFPFGGFVRMHGEDSSEKIRPKEAFVNKSKEARLFVVTAGVLMNLLLGIFVFSITYFFTGIPRQTDRVKVVEVLPSSPASEIGLKSGDVIKKVDDTKITTSDAFVNYVDSKKGEKVNLVIEKEENGNVRELELKVVPRKTPPSGEGPLGVIISTTEIYYPPYWQRPFYGAYYGVKEAVFWGKNIVSSLFMMIVGLFRGEVPKDISGPVGIFAITSEAAKLGFFSLLNFMGILSINLAILNIFPFPALDGGRLLFIGLEYILGKKVPEKFEGAVHMAGMVFLIILLLFITAYDIKRLILAGGISGFLNSFSK, encoded by the coding sequence ATGATTACTTCAATTTTAGTTTTTATCTTAGTTCTCTCAATTTTAATTTTGGTCCATGAGTTTGGCCATTTTATGGCTGCTCGTCGTATGGGTATTTGGGTTCGGGAGTTTGGTATTGGTCTTCCCCCGAGAATTTTTGGAAAGAAGATTGGTGAGACCATTTATTCTGTCAACTGGTTTCCTTTTGGCGGATTTGTCAGAATGCATGGAGAAGATTCCTCCGAAAAAATAAGACCCAAAGAAGCGTTTGTTAATAAGAGTAAAGAAGCGCGTCTTTTTGTTGTCACGGCTGGGGTTTTGATGAATCTTCTTCTTGGTATTTTTGTATTTTCAATTACTTACTTTTTTACTGGTATTCCAAGGCAAACTGATAGGGTTAAGGTGGTTGAAGTTTTGCCTTCTTCTCCTGCTTCTGAAATTGGGCTTAAAAGTGGAGATGTAATTAAAAAGGTAGATGATACTAAAATTACGACTTCAGATGCATTTGTCAATTATGTTGATAGCAAAAAAGGAGAAAAGGTAAACTTGGTGATTGAGAAAGAGGAGAATGGGAATGTCCGAGAGCTTGAGCTGAAAGTTGTTCCTCGCAAAACGCCTCCTTCGGGTGAAGGCCCCTTGGGGGTGATTATATCAACGACAGAGATTTATTATCCTCCTTATTGGCAGCGTCCTTTTTATGGAGCATATTATGGAGTAAAAGAGGCTGTTTTTTGGGGTAAAAACATTGTTTCAAGTTTATTTATGATGATTGTTGGGCTTTTTAGGGGTGAAGTGCCGAAAGATATTTCAGGCCCTGTTGGAATTTTTGCCATCACTTCAGAAGCTGCCAAGCTAGGTTTTTTCTCACTTCTTAATTTTATGGGGATTTTGTCAATCAACTTGGCTATTTTGAATATTTTTCCTTTTCCTGCACTTGACGGAGGCAGACTTCTTTTTATTGGTTTAGAGTATATTTTAGGCAAAAAGGTGCCTGAAAAATTTGAAGGAGCAGTTCATATGGCGGGAATGGTTTTTTTGATTATTTTACTTTTATTTATTACTGCTTATGATATTAAGCGTTTGATTTTAGCTGGAGGAATTTCTGGGTTTTTGAATTCTTTTTCAAAATAA
- a CDS encoding Prolyl-tRNA synthetase, archaeal/eukaryal type: MDYEKKELKKKSQNLSDWYTDVVLKAELADYGPVRGTMVIRPYGYAIWENVQAAFNQMMKNRKEGAIRNAYFPLFIPYSYLKREKEHVEGFSPELALVTIGGGEELKEPLVVRPTSETIMYEMYAKWIKSWRDLPVLINQWNNVVRWEKRTFLFLRTLEFLWQEGHTAHATEDEAIQIALEVLEWYRQIYEDYLALPVLVGIKSDSEKFAGAKSTWAVEALMPDGKALQGATSHNLGQNFAKAFNINFQDKDGDIKYVWQTSWGLSTRSLGGMFLSHGDDHGLIIPPKVAPFKVAILPIFGSRDEDILEYAKRVANEISNIEKSNYPGEVVIFDNKEISFGRRVNDSEIKGIPLKIEIGPKELEGETLTLSNRVEPSSKKEVPLAKIASLVEDELGNVQNLIFARAKKFLEENITEVDSYDEFKKIMKTRRGFIKAYWCENSACEAKIKEETKATTRVRLLSEKEGSGKCILCGNKARFKWIFAQSY; this comes from the coding sequence ATGGATTACGAAAAGAAGGAGCTAAAGAAGAAGAGCCAGAACTTATCTGATTGGTATACGGATGTTGTCTTAAAAGCTGAACTTGCTGATTATGGTCCTGTGAGAGGGACGATGGTAATCAGACCTTATGGTTATGCCATTTGGGAGAATGTTCAGGCTGCTTTTAATCAGATGATGAAAAATAGAAAAGAAGGAGCTATTAGAAATGCTTATTTTCCTCTTTTTATTCCTTATTCTTACCTTAAGCGTGAGAAGGAACATGTAGAAGGCTTTTCTCCCGAGCTTGCTTTGGTGACTATTGGAGGTGGCGAAGAGTTGAAAGAACCGCTTGTTGTTAGACCGACTTCGGAGACTATTATGTATGAAATGTATGCCAAGTGGATTAAAAGTTGGCGAGATTTGCCGGTTCTAATTAATCAGTGGAACAATGTGGTCAGGTGGGAAAAAAGAACGTTTTTATTTCTTAGGACATTGGAATTTTTATGGCAGGAAGGTCATACTGCTCATGCGACTGAAGATGAAGCAATTCAGATTGCTCTTGAGGTCTTGGAATGGTATCGCCAGATTTATGAGGATTATTTAGCTTTACCTGTTTTGGTGGGAATCAAGAGCGATTCTGAGAAATTTGCGGGAGCAAAATCAACTTGGGCGGTTGAGGCTTTGATGCCTGATGGCAAAGCTTTGCAAGGTGCTACTTCGCACAATTTGGGTCAAAATTTTGCTAAGGCTTTTAATATTAATTTTCAAGATAAGGACGGCGATATAAAGTATGTTTGGCAAACTTCGTGGGGTCTGTCAACCCGAAGCCTTGGAGGCATGTTTTTGTCTCACGGAGATGATCATGGTTTGATAATCCCTCCTAAAGTTGCTCCTTTTAAAGTGGCGATTCTTCCTATTTTTGGTAGTAGGGACGAGGACATATTGGAGTATGCAAAAAGAGTAGCAAATGAGATTAGTAACATTGAAAAGAGCAATTACCCGGGTGAGGTGGTTATTTTTGATAATAAAGAAATTTCTTTTGGGAGACGAGTAAATGATTCTGAAATTAAAGGTATTCCTCTTAAAATTGAGATAGGACCTAAAGAATTGGAAGGAGAGACTTTGACTCTGTCCAATCGAGTTGAGCCTTCTAGTAAAAAAGAAGTTCCATTGGCCAAAATAGCTTCCTTAGTTGAAGATGAGCTAGGCAATGTGCAGAATTTGATCTTCGCACGCGCGAAGAAGTTTCTTGAAGAAAATATCACTGAAGTTGATTCTTATGATGAATTTAAAAAGATAATGAAGACAAGAAGAGGATTCATAAAGGCTTACTGGTGCGAAAATAGTGCTTGCGAGGCTAAAATTAAAGAGGAGACTAAGGCTACCACTCGTGTTAGATTGTTGTCGGAAAAAGAAGGATCTGGCAAGTGCATTCTTTGTGGAAATAAAGCAAGATTCAAGTGGATCTTTGCTCAGTCTTATTAG
- a CDS encoding YvcK family protein: MARKKVVVLGGGTGTYQVLQGLKKYDLDISAIISMCDSGGSTGRLRRELGILPPGDVRRAILALSDLPFAQKTLEELFNFRFKEGESLKGHSVGNILLAALTQITGSMDKAIEEAARILNVSGSVFPVTLDKTNLVAILSDGTRIHGEANIDKRDVKLDLSIKRIYLSPRASVYHKAAREIESADLIVAAPGDLYTSLLPVFLVKGVVEAINTSKADLAYVINLMTKREETDGFKASDFVSTVKNYLGPASSRLKYVFVNKKINGSREQVLSWYKRFGSQPVINDLKGKNSFLVIEKDFVSKTTFFRHDPDKIAKAIYQVLE, encoded by the coding sequence ATGGCGAGGAAAAAAGTGGTTGTTCTTGGTGGAGGTACGGGGACTTATCAAGTGCTTCAGGGTTTGAAAAAATACGATCTTGATATCTCAGCAATTATTTCGATGTGTGATTCTGGTGGTTCCACGGGTCGCTTGAGAAGGGAGCTTGGAATTTTGCCACCTGGAGATGTTAGGCGCGCAATTTTGGCTCTTTCTGATTTACCTTTTGCCCAGAAAACTTTGGAAGAACTTTTCAATTTTCGTTTTAAAGAGGGTGAAAGTCTCAAGGGTCATTCGGTTGGGAATATTCTTTTGGCTGCTTTAACTCAAATAACAGGTAGCATGGATAAGGCAATAGAAGAAGCTGCAAGAATTCTTAATGTTTCAGGGTCTGTTTTCCCTGTAACTTTGGATAAAACCAATTTGGTGGCAATACTTTCTGATGGTACACGGATTCATGGTGAGGCGAACATTGATAAAAGAGACGTGAAGCTAGACTTGTCTATCAAGAGGATTTATCTGTCACCTAGGGCAAGTGTTTATCATAAGGCGGCAAGGGAGATAGAAAGTGCTGATTTAATTGTTGCCGCGCCTGGCGATCTTTACACAAGTCTGCTACCTGTTTTCTTGGTTAAGGGAGTTGTAGAAGCAATCAATACGTCAAAAGCTGATTTGGCTTATGTAATTAATCTGATGACCAAAAGAGAGGAGACTGATGGCTTTAAGGCTTCTGATTTTGTTTCCACAGTTAAGAATTATCTTGGCCCGGCTAGCTCTAGATTGAAATATGTTTTTGTTAATAAAAAGATAAATGGAAGTAGAGAGCAAGTTTTGAGTTGGTATAAGAGATTTGGCAGCCAGCCGGTGATAAATGATTTAAAAGGGAAAAATAGTTTTTTGGTAATTGAGAAGGATTTTGTTAGTAAGACGACCTTTTTCCGTCACGATCCTGATAAAATCGCCAAAGCAATATATCAGGTCTTAGAATAA
- a CDS encoding SSU ribosomal protein S6p, producing MSKYELTLILDSKATSAKKKKVQEMLEKILSQLKGKIIKSSDWGVKEFAYDINKKSSGAYLFFELDLDTRSAKSLNEKLRVENDIVRYLFVKSS from the coding sequence ATGAGTAAATACGAGTTGACTTTAATTCTTGATTCCAAAGCTACTTCTGCCAAGAAGAAAAAGGTGCAGGAAATGCTTGAGAAAATTCTATCTCAACTGAAAGGGAAAATAATCAAATCCAGTGATTGGGGAGTTAAGGAATTTGCTTATGATATAAATAAAAAGAGTTCTGGAGCTTATCTTTTTTTTGAGCTTGATCTTGATACCCGTTCAGCAAAATCTCTAAATGAAAAATTGCGTGTGGAAAATGATATTGTGCGTTACCTTTTCGTTAAGTCTAGTTGA
- a CDS encoding Single-stranded DNA-binding protein, translated as MARSLNKVLLIGNLTRDPELRYTPQGTAVCSFGLATNRQWVTDSGEKKEDVEFHRLVAWNKLAEICAQLLKKGRKVFVEGRLQTRNWTGQDGSQRTTTEIVVSDMVLLDQKREGESLEDFDVATPDEAPAQVPDVEVPPEEATAKKEEKVEEDKKKDKEEKKEEDSLSDEDIPF; from the coding sequence ATGGCAAGAAGTTTAAATAAGGTTTTATTAATCGGCAATTTAACTCGCGATCCTGAGTTGCGTTATACTCCGCAGGGTACTGCTGTTTGTTCATTCGGTTTGGCAACCAACAGACAGTGGGTAACAGATTCTGGTGAGAAAAAAGAAGATGTGGAATTTCATCGTCTGGTGGCTTGGAATAAGTTGGCTGAGATCTGCGCTCAGCTTTTGAAGAAGGGAAGGAAAGTTTTTGTTGAAGGTAGGCTTCAAACAAGAAATTGGACAGGCCAGGATGGATCTCAAAGAACTACAACAGAAATTGTCGTCTCGGATATGGTTCTACTTGATCAGAAAAGAGAAGGGGAAAGCCTTGAGGATTTTGATGTAGCAACTCCTGATGAAGCTCCTGCTCAAGTGCCTGATGTTGAAGTTCCACCTGAAGAGGCGACGGCAAAAAAGGAAGAAAAAGTAGAAGAGGACAAGAAAAAAGACAAAGAAGAAAAAAAAGAAGAAGACTCTCTAAGTGATGAAGATATTCCCTTCTAA
- a CDS encoding 30S ribosomal protein S18 codes for MLKKTISSRKTRPINNICPFCDQKKDPDYKDYQFLANFLTDRARIMPASRTGVCAKHQRKLSREVKRARFLALLPYIEKIS; via the coding sequence ATGTTGAAAAAAACCATTTCATCAAGAAAAACAAGACCAATAAATAATATTTGCCCTTTTTGTGATCAAAAGAAGGATCCTGATTATAAAGACTACCAGTTTTTGGCTAATTTTTTAACAGATAGGGCAAGAATTATGCCTGCTTCTCGCACTGGGGTTTGTGCTAAACATCAAAGGAAATTAAGCCGGGAGGTTAAAAGGGCTCGTTTTCTAGCTCTTCTTCCTTATATAGAAAAAATCAGCTAA